Part of the Coregonus clupeaformis isolate EN_2021a chromosome 31, ASM2061545v1, whole genome shotgun sequence genome, aaagcaagtgtagagaatcattgtaccttCTAAACTGCTGTGCAATATCTTTTCAATAACATAaactattgtattttcagctgtgaagctggtgtacaaaaccgaaagtaaaagacgcaaataCGAaacttaacctctacgggatcagtgtcccgtatacgggacggttgagctaacatgcgctaatgtgattagcatgactgttgtaagtaacagcaaattttccaggacatagacatgtcttatatgggcagaaagcttacattcttgttaatctaacggcactgtccaatttacagtagataTTACAGTGAATAAATACcttgctattgtttgaggagagtgcacaacaacaacaaaaacgtatCACGataactggtttgatacattcacctctgaaggtaaataatgtacttatatTCAGTAATCTTACTCTGATTTGTCAtactaagggtcccagagataaaatgtagcatagttttggttgatcaaatccatttttgtattcaaatgtaggaactgggttctacagtttgaacccctactgtctctggctccacacccaccccgcccggccatctagatgtgtgaaagttagtgtataagctaatgatccatcatgtatgacattcctggagtgtgtaaacttacattttgtattaccatatcatttttgtatgttctctatagttatgtacttgaaaatttatcaattgaccaattcggcacatttgggcggacttgatacaaaatagtccagtattgcaatgcttcactggatcaatctgaaactttgcacacacactgctgccatctagtgggcaaaatctaaattgcgcctaaactgcaatattatattgtggcctttctcttacatttcaaagatgataaaaaaaaatacataaaaagaaaacaaattattttttgtttgtattatcttttatcagatctaatgtgttatattctcctacattcatttcacatttccacaaatttcaaagtgtttcctttcaaatggtatcaagaatatgcatataatctataaatcactgctaggcaaatccccgccttattttagctcattggtcaccatagcagcacccacccgtagtctgcgctccagcaggtatatctcactggtcattcccaaagccaacacctcctttggccaccattccttccagttctctgctgccaatgactggaacgaattgcaaaaatctctgaagctggagactcttatctccctcactaactttaagcatcagttgtcagagcaccttaccgatcactgcacctgtacacagcccatctgaaattagcccacccaactacctcatccctatattgttatttattttgctcttttgcaccccagtatctctatttgcacataatctcttgcacatctaccattccagtgttaatactaattgtaattattttgcactatagcctatttattgccttacctccataacttgctacatttgcacacactgtatatatattttctgttgtattttttgactttatgtttttttaccccatatgtaactctgtgttgttgtttttatcgcactgctttgctttatcttggccaggtcgcagttgtaaatgagaacttgttctcaactggcttacctggttaaataaaggtgaaataaataaataaaataaaaaatatccttgcttcaggtcctgagctacatgcagttagatttgggtatatcattttaggcaaaaattgaaaaaaagggtccgatccttaagaggttaaacacgggaagcatagaaatagtgcacatagaacagatctaccacttcttagacttgctttcaatgcgaatgacagatctataactatgctaatttggtcgggtcacccaaaaagtgacatattaCAGATTTAATTTAAGTTGGCCAAAGCAGTAATGTTTTACATTCTGACCCAAATACGTCTGTATGCCTTTGGGAAGTGCAGAATCATTGCTGCTATGAAATGGCACCATCTCCATATTCCATTCATTTCCACAGTCCACAGGCAACTTTCCCTCTCCCAACTCCTTTCCGGTCACCCCTATGGACTCCAGAGGCCTGTACAAGCAGCTGAGAGCTGTCCTCCATCTGCTTGTCGGTCTGTTAGGCATGTGACTGATCCTCAGAAACCCAGATCCTCTTCAGGGCATGTGAGAACCATGCAGGGCCCTAAAGAAGGATCTTTGTATGCAGGGGGGGACCCTCGAGAGGATGTGAAGTAAGGTCTACGTTTGCTCAGCTGGGGTCCCTAACCCCATCCCCCCTGAAATGTTGTCTCAAATAAAGCCCCTGATTTATAAACACTCAACTTCAAACCATGTCATCAGTGTATGTGCTCCTAAATCACATGAGTGCTGTTACCATGTTGGAGCTCACAACTGTAATAACAATATGGTCATATTCCTAAACCTCTCATATTATGCTTATATGGCCCATGtggaaatcaaacccacaatcccaGTGTTGCAAGAACCAACCCACACTGAGCCACTAGAAAACATAAAGATTCTAGAACTGACCCTTGCTACAGTTAGGTCTTAGGCCTGTTTTTCAGTTGGTGAGAAGATTTAGACTCAAACCTTGGTGCTTTTGAGGCCTCTGAGTCCTCCCTCCTAAATAATGCATGAAAATGTTTAAGTTGACTGACTGTGGCCATGTACGTCAGTGTGAGACATCACCGCTGTGTTCTGTGAAACATGATTCTGTCACAGTCTGATCTGTGGTATACCGATAGTGGCTTGTCTAATCAGGCTCTGATTTCTCGGAAGGTGAACCTTGTTCGGCAATCCATTTTGCTGTATTTTTTGTTTTCGACAGGGAATCATACACGTGTCTACATTGTACTGTCAGATGTGCGGGTGTGGGCAAACCGAACCTCTTTTATTGAACAGCTATTCGGGTAGCACATGCTAAATGGACAATAGACACTTGCTCACACCCCACCCCCAAGCAGCACTGCACTGCTAACACAAGTTAGTGTGTTTATCTTTCCACATTATTGTGACAGACAACACTGGTAGCTTGCTGAATTTAATTGGGGAAAATGTGTTTGTTTTAGGGGGCTCACTGAATTCACCCACCGACACCCCCACCGGGAACTATACACTTTCTGTTGTTTAAACCAGCCACAAATAAGGGAGCCCAGAGGGTAATTCATCTGTGGGATATTGGTGTGAAGGTTTGTCTTGAGCATGCATTGTAAGATGAGGGAAAATGCAGTGCACAAACTTTCACAACCCAACTACCTTTAGAACTGATCAACCCACAATTTACTTAGTGTAGTACTACACACTGATTTGATCAATTATTATCTTAAGGGAATATCAAAAAGTCAGTGAAATTGTTTTTCTTTGTGTCCCTTAATCTTTTAATACCTCTCGGTCGAAGGAGGAATGCCGCTAATGAGGGGCAAAAGCTTAACATAAGTTTGCACAATGGAGTGGTCAAGCACTAGTTGCTAGGTGACAGCAGCCACAAGAATGCCCAGACTCCAGGGTCTGAAAGGCTTATTTTCATTATATTTAATCTCCACAACAGCTGCAACTCTGTTGTTTTCCCCCCTGTTTTTTTCCCCCAAGAGGTTATTCCTTCTTGCTGGTTGGAGCTGGAGAGCAGAGAGGTACTGTAGATGGAAGCAATGTTCATTGGCAGGCAGTGCAGAGCACACTGAAACTTGGCCTCTTGCCAGCCCTCATAACACACTTTAATTTTGTAGTTTCGGGTACAGAGATGCAAAGGTTAAAGAATGTCAAGAATCTCGCTCCAGAATGGAGGTAACAATAGTGCCCTGTTGGAGTGCACACAGTGTTATCTTGTGTATCCATGTCATGGCTATTGTTGTGTCTAGCGCTCCGGTTTACACCCCAACCTATAAAATGGTTACCATAAATATATAGGCCCTTACAGAGGAGGGCTTAAGTAAGCTAAGCATGGCTATAGATTGCAAGGCAACTTTTTTTGTCTCTTCCCTGCAGTTAACCACAATAATGAGTAGTTCGCTTACTATAGGTTTTTTCTGAAAGGAAAACTGGAAATGCTTTGAGTATTTTTTATTATGGCCACTAAGGAACTGCCTATCATCCGGCATGTTGACTAGCCCAACAGCTGGAGAAAACCTGACTGACTCAACCCAGTGTTCTGTCTACAAATGATCACCTTGAGCTGGTACCTTTAAGGCTAACTCTTTGTGTATATAGTGTGGTAGAAACACAAGACTAAGCAAAGGGAAATGTCCTGAAAAATAACAGGAGGCAAGACATTTTCATCAGCGCCACCCAGGCCTATGGCCTAATAGACAAACTATAGGTCTAGTCTCTATTAGAAAGACTCTTAACAAATTTATTTTTAAAGATAGTCTAGTCCTTTAGGCTGTGGTTTACTCCCCTCCCTGCTACTGAATCATGTTAATTACTATGGCAGAGCTCAGGTTCCCACATCTACATCTGAGGTAACTCCTTTAAAGGCCTGAAATGTGCCAGGGGCGTTTCACTGACATACAGCCTAGGTTAACCCTACTAGTATTCAGAGGTTTGGACCAGCATTCAGTGTGGGGTTAGCATTAGTATATCATGTAattttttaacatttacattttagtcatttagcagacgctcttatccagagcgacttacagttttttttagtgagtgcatacatttttcatactgtaatCAGGGAGTCTGTTATCAATAAATATACCACTAATCTGTATCCTGTTCTGAAAAAATATAGAGTATTATGTTGGGTAACTAGCCTAAACAGAATTTATAGAATCATGGAAAACGAGATGAAACTGCTGTATTTTAAAGGCTCTCATTAAGCCAGAAAAACCTGTTTGAAATGGAATGCCAATTGTCACATTCTCTTTAGGAATAGGCTTAGTTTCTTCCTAAAAGCCTACTTGAATATTGTGCCACTCTAAGGATCATATTTGTTTAAATCTAAGTGAAGGTAGACACTATGTCTGTTACAGTATAATGTTTATCTTCTACAAATAACAGACACAAATAAGGTCAAAAATAATCTTCTTACACTACCATAGCTCTCCATCATATTGTTGCTGTCCTGCTCCACAGTGGTTTTGTTACATTACCCTCCTCCAGATGTAGCCTATGTTGTCACCCTCCCATTTGGCAAGTCAGGGACTGTGAGCTGGCAGTAGAGTCAAGGTCTCTTCTGGCCGGCCTTATCTACTGTAGGCTCTATTCTGGAGTAGATGATTATTAACACTCTGGGCATGGGAAAGTTAAAAGGGCTCCCCTGTAAAATGAAATATGTGTTTAGTCTTTAGATAATGGCTTTTTGTTAGCTTGGCCAAGTTGGCTATGGTGTTGATATGGAGGAGTCAAGGACAGAATGAGCTGATATCTGACTTTCAGGCTACCACCCCCAGTCTTGGAGTCTGTTACACATTCTCTTTAATCGACAGGTGTCCAAACCTGGAGTGAATGCCAATGTTAATAGGTTCTTAATAAGTAAAGGGCGGCACAGCTACCAAAGTAAACAATGGCCTGCGTTCTTTAGCTAGGCCTATAGTTTGGGTACAGTGTGTAATATCCATATTGTGTATATGTCCATGAGGAAGAGTGTCTTCTAAATTAAAGGAGGAGTAATCAGGTTTCACTGCATATTTATATTGTTATTCTTTGAATCGCAAAAAGTGCTTCATATTCACATCGTCTTTAAATAAAGCAAAAACTGCAATCCTCGGAGAACACTTCATACTGTTTCTTGCCTATTCATTCAATTAAAGGGTGGTATGTTTGGTGTTACCTTACAGACAGCTTCTGTAAGTATCAGTATAAAGAATGTTTAAGACCTGGGGACAGATCTATTATAATGCTGTCATCTTCCCCATTGATCATAATGAAAAAGCTGCTTTTTTTATTTATGTTTATACACCTAAAAGATATCCAATTGTGTGTCATCAAATACCTAACcaaccctctcctctgtcctctcctttttGCCTAGTTTTATTACTTGAAAAAATTGAGAACGATGACATTGGAAGGAAGACTTTGAAAATCACAGACTTTGGCCTGGCCAGAGAGTGGCACAACACCACCGAGATGAGTGCTGCTGGCACGTACTCATGGATGGCCCCTGAAGTCATCAAGTCCTCCCTCTTCTCCAAAGGCAGCGATGTCTGGAGGTAAAACGAACAGCACGCTCCTTCTTCTTCCTGTTCCAAACAAAGGCCCCACGTCAGACTGGAATCAATAGGGTTTTTAGGAAATTATGATCTGGAAAGGTGGCACCTTGATACTCCTTTTATTTCCAGACATTTAGAAACATTTGTCCCGACCTATTTCTGAAAAGTGCTCTCATTGTTATTTTGTTTAAACCAAAACTGTTCTGTCAGATAACCACTTTATGTACATTCTGTACTACTATGATGTgcattatagcctacagtatccCTGAACACCCTCCACTGGTAACTACAATCTGCTGCACAGGGAGCTAACATTCATTTCATGAAAGATGAAGACTGTAGGCTTAGTGCTTAATTTAAACAGGATCATTTTTGTTAGCACTGTACTGGTAAACAACATTTTACTGCCATTATTTAGTATTCAACAAGTCCATTATTCAAGACCAAGTTCCTCTAAACAGTAGACCTAAGCACTACAAGAAAGGTTTAGGCAATGTGAATTTGAGTGTTATAATAGTGTTATAATAACATGGGTGTTATTAGGACATTGTACTCACTGTATCTGTGTTCTCTCTACTAGTTATGGGGTCCTGTTATGGGAGTTGCTGACAGGAGAGGTGCCTTACCGTGGGATTGATGGGCTGGCTGTGGCCTATGGTGTGGCTGTCAACAAGTTAACCCTCCCTATTCCATCCACCTGCCCAGAACCCTTCGCCAAGCTCATGGAAGGTGCTGTCACCAAGTCCGACCATCCATCTGCTGTTACCGTTCCTCAACCCATGTTGCCTGAAGTACATTCATAGGATAATAAAGTGTCATTCCAGgacatttgtgtgtgtatttggtcgctggttcaaatacccaagccgacaaggtgaaaaatctgcagatgtgcccttgagcaaggcagttaaccctcatttgctccaggggtgcagtactactatggctgaccctgtaaaacaacacatttcactgcacctatacaGTGTATGTGACAGTAAAACAtctatacgtttttttttttttttttaaccatcaCACAACTAGATATTGGTGTTGATTTAGTTCCAGAACATTGATCTCAATCTTGGTTACACCTTGTTGTTTATCTCAGAGTGCTGGGAGCAGGACCCCCACATCCGGCCGTCGTTTGCCTCCATCCTGGAGCAGCTGACAGCCATAGAGGAGGCGGTGATGGCCACTATGCCCCAGGACTCCTTCCACTCCATGCAGGAGGACTGGAGGGTGGAGATCCAGGAGATGTTTGACGAGCTCAGGACAAAAGAAAaggtacaggtgtaggatcttaatttgatcactcgtttgttgctgagaattttcctgcaccgcaGGAAATGCATAAGAGCttcatgatttacataaattaactgaaaacccacactaacacattattatattaacagtattgtaCTTTGCATGTAGCAACATTATGGATTAAacattcaaatcctgttgctacATGAGTATTTTGCTGTGACTATATATGTCAAATTAAGACCCTACATCTGTAATAACAGCAAGTGTCACATCCCTCCCCGTATGCCTTCGTTCATTTGATCAGTGTAGGGGGATGTATTCCCTAACATAGTGCCTATCACCATTCGcatcctctggtcctctgtagctcagctggtagagcacggcgcttgtaacgccaaggtagtgggttcgatccccgggaccacccatacacaaaaatgtatgcacgcacgactgtaagtcgctttggataaaagcgtctgctaaatggcattattattattattattattattatgtcagcACTCAGGACACAGTGAGAGACGTTGTGCAATGTGCGTTTGTCCTGATTTATAACTTAGACTCATCCTTTGTCGTTTTATGAAGTAGATAAGTTGTATAGCTAGGTAAACCTCCAGTATAAACTGAGAAGGATAACGTTAGAAGCCCTTGGAAGGCAGCGGTGCAATAAACCTGTAGTTAAGGGAATGCTTTGATTTTTATTGGTTACTTTCTGCAGGCGAGCTAATTGTGTCTTTAACAAAACAAGCTATTCGCGTTGATGGTTATAAGTATTTCCAATTGTTAATACGATAAGCTGCTTCCCTTCTTAGTCCCTCCTCTTATATCAAATGGGAATTGTAATTGCTGTATCGAGAATGCGCTTTCATGTAAATTCAGCTGAATCGTTAAGCAGCAAACTTGGCAAATTGCGCAATATGCAAAACCTCTCCCAGGGATTGTCTAGCATGTTATTTCCCCATACGACACCAGTTAATTTCATTACCTCTAAAAAGTAACAGAAGCACATACATTGTTCCTCCTGATTGTGAGTTTCTACATTCCATTGTTAAAGGTTGCCTATGATCTAAAACGCTTATCCATCTATATTTCTGCGGGACCATAAGTCTAAACCTAGGCCTGAGGTTCAGTTTGCTTAATTTCTTTGGCATACTCCTTTCTTCTAAAACGTCAAAGTGACGTTTTGAGTCCAACTATATAGGGCTATTGTTTTTCAGTTCTTTTTAACAATGAAATTATAATATTTTTTCTACCTCACAAGTTGCAACATTGTTGTTACACAACATTAATCACATTTTCGCTTCAGTGGGTTTGTAAAGCTGCTTTGCAGAAGTAATTCATGAAGGATTATTCTGTTTttataggaaacaaaatcaagaACATGAAATCCAAATGCTGCCCTGCACAGTAGATCAACTGATTTTGTTAACCCTACTCATTTGCAACCTAGTTGACAATCAAGCGATGGCAACCTCTTAGCCAGGCAGTCCAAGGCCTCTCTACTACTCTGTAGATGTGCCTCATCAACTAAGGGGCCCCCTTTAGCTTGTGATCTTTGGCTTAGTCATCCCCTCCCCACACACCACAAGGTTTCTGCAAAGCTCCATGAATCTAGTTGGGATTTACAACCTGTGAGTGCTGGCCAGCCTCTCTTAAAAGAGCTCTCCTTCATTCAGGGCTCTGCTCCAGGGCACTGCTCACTGCTGTGCTGGGTGGTGTTTGGAGAGAGCTTTGAGTTATTTGCAAATGTAAATCTGTAAACAAGGAAGGTATTTGTGAGTTATTTTTAGCAAAAATGATAGACAGAAGGGATAAGGAAATAATGCACTGCCTAGCACCGGTCTCTGTGGATCATTATGCCAGTGTTTCCCCTACTATTGTATAGCAGAGGCGGGCACCCCTGCCTATCGCTGTCCCCCCTCTTTGGCTTCGATTGGTCTGAATTTATTATTTTGTTACTTTGGGCGAGTGTGCACCCCACCGGATGCAAAATGTGGGGGGAAAAACTATATTATGCAGAGTTGTCTGTCGTCTGACCCTCCTACATGTGTTCCTTCCTTCCTGTAGGAGCTGCGTTCCCGGGAGGAGGAGCTGACGCGTGCGGCGCTGCAGCAGAAGTCCCACGAGGAGCTgctgaagaggagagagcagcagctgGCAGAGCGGGAGATCAACGTGCTGGAGAGGGAACTCAACATCCTCATCTTCCAGCTCAACAAGGACAAGCCCAACGTCAAGAAGAGGAAGGGCAAGTTCAAACGTAGCCGCCTCAAACTCAAGGACGGCAACCGCATCAGCCTGCCGTCAGGTGGGTGTTTCTGACTGTCTTTCTGTCTAGTCGTGATAGTCTATCTTTAAGTCAATGTTATCTTTGAGTTGAGAAAAAAAGTTCCtcaacacattttcaaaaaagttaCACTTAAAATCATTGCTTGAAATCCCGCCTCCTTCACCCAAATAACCTCAAAATAACCAGTGACGGAAGACCGAAGCACCGGAACCCAGTCTTTTGACAGTTGGTAGTCTGTCCACTAGAGATTACACAAATGGTAAAAGCTAAACAAGTGACCAACCAACCTGGCCTGTGTCTCTGTTTTCTAGATTTCCAGCACAAGATCACAGTGCAGGCGTCACCCTCCATGGACAAGAGGAGGAGTCTGAACAGCTCCAGCCCCCCCAGCAGCCCCACACTCATACCCCGCCTCCGGGCCATCCAGTGTAAGTGCACCTCAGACAATCAATCCACATACTGCATTAAAACAGGAACACGACAGACCTGGGTCAAATGCAAAACAAAACAGTATAACAGTATCAAATAAAGTATTTTTATGTGTGCTTCATTTTGGCATAGCTGTTATGACTGGGTAAGCTTCCCTCTCCAAACTCTGATGTGGTTCTGCGTGAATGTTTTCTCCCTCTAGTGTGTGCCCGCATTGACAGTATCCAAAGGGACAGTATGTATGTGTATCACCAGCATGTGGATATCACCAGCGAGTGCCAGCCCTCTACTGGGTCTAGGAAGAAAGGCAAGCAACTGTGTGGCATTGTTGGGATGTGGCCACTGTCTGCTGTGTGTGCACCGGCTAACGTGTTTCTCAACGACTAGGGTTCTAACAACGGACTACCAGCTGCTGCCTGTGTGCTTCTGGCTACTAAGACAACTTGGACTATCATCATCGCTGATTTCAGAAAATGTACATGGGTTTATCCTCTGAAAAGCCCTGGGTGTTTCAGGGTttttactactactaataataatatggGTTTGCTTTGAAATGAAGAACACGTTGGGATGCATTAGAGGTTGTTTGTAACCTGTAATGTTTATCACTAACTGATCACAGAAGGCGTTTTTTATTTGCAACCCAACCTGTTCTTGAAATATTGACATCAATATACTGGGTCTTTTTGATTTCCTAACCAGTGTTCAGCTGCAGGGATTATATTCATATTTCTTATTGCGGTGGATGGTGGAGGTTGTTTTCTCAAATAATCCAGTCCTCTAATTGCTTAGCCACTCAAGTGTTTGAAGACATATATCTGCTGTTGGCCTGGACTCTCACAGAGATTTGTCACTGGGGCATTGGTGTACTCTGCCAGTTGTTGACTGATGTTCTCTCCTTCATCACAGTGACTCTGGACGAGAGCAACAGAACATGGGGACGAAGCACCATCTACAAGCCGGAGGAGTTTGATGATGTCAAGAAGGGGATTAAGAAGAAGGGGCGAACGTGGGGACCGAGCTCCGTTCAGACCAAGGAGCGGGGAAACTGTGCTGAAAGGTACAGGACTTGTGTTTCTTTCCATCTCCATTCAGTATTTATTTTGTCATCTTCATGGTGTCTGTATGGGTTGTTTGATGAAACTGACTTGTCCTGGCAGAGTGAGGCCACTGTCTGATGGAAACAACCCCTGGTCCACCAGTCTGGTGAAGTCCCAGAAGTCAGTTCCGTTGGCTGCGTTGTTTGCAGAGCAGCAAGGTGAGGGAAATTTGTCTTCTAATATAATCAGATACAACACAACAAGACCATTTCTTAGTTCCTGTCAAAAGCTTATCAATGACTATTTGTCTCTGTCCTCGTCCTTCATGTTCAGGGACCAATAAAGATGAGATGTGCTCACCAGATGGCTCGGACAACACCAAACCAAAGCAACTGAAGTTCCCCAATCAGGTGTACATCGATCTACCTCTGTGGAAGGATGAGCAGCAGCAGGGGGGTGAGGGGACGGCAGGAGGCTTCCCAGGGGAAAGCCTGGAGGACCCCAGCACCACCTCAGCCAGCTCCACCAGCACCACCCCCCAGCACACCCCCACCAACAGCCTGAAGAGGGCCTCAGCTCGCCGCCGGACAGATACTGTGCTCTACGTCTGTGCCTCGATGCTGGCCTCGGTGGGGCTGGGCTTCGACCTGTGTGACACGCTCAAGGCACCACCGGGAGACGACCCTGAGCCCCAGCCCAGCGTGGAGAAAAAGAAGAAAGAGGGGCTGTTCCAGCGCGCCACACGCTTCCGCCGCAGCACCAGCCCCCCTGGTGTACGTTCCTCCCGCAAGGAGGAGGCAGCCTTACCCTTGTCGGCAGCCTCCCAAGGCCCTGTCAACCTCATCTCCATGTCCTCCATCTCAGAGTGCAACTCCACCAAGTGCCTCCTGCAGTCGGACGTGGAGGGGCCTGAGCCCAGCCCTGTGAAGGAGGTAGACCCCAGAGCACAGCCCAACAGCGGCTCCCAGCCACAGGGTCCACAGGGGCCGGGCAGCAGGACTCCAGCTGAGGTCGAGCCCCTCCCCCAGCCTGCAGCCCCAGAGCAGACTCCGCCTCAGAGCATGGGCTCTCGCCTCCGGAGGAAGAAGTCGTCCGTCGTTCAGGACAGTGAGTGAAAGTGACAGTCAGGACTGTATAATGTAGTAGTGTTGTTTAATGCTGTGAGGTGACACCACTGTACAACTGCACCCTGAACGGGTGCAATGAAACTGACTGCTTATTTATTTCCACAGCTAATGGTACATCTGGCTTTCACACGACCTCATCGGGACAGTCTTCCACCACGACCTCTCAGAAGAAGAAGTCTGACAGGGAGGAGACACCTGAGACAGCAGCCAGTGGGGAGACTGTCGCCTCCAGGCCCCGGCCTCTGTCCCTCCGGGGCAAACCCCACTCCTGGGGTCTCCTGAGTGGCCGCAACAAGAGCTACTCCCTGGGCCACTACTCTGGAGAGAAGAGCGCCAGGAGCCTCAACATCGTCCTCTCCTCCGCCGAGGTCAAGAtggactgctctctgctggacatGGACACGGAGGGGCAGAAACGTGACTGCACCGTGCCCCTCTGCCGAATTCAGAGCGGCCCCATTCGCCCCTCCGTCTTCGAACTAGAGAAAAAGTTCTTGTCATAGCAGAAATAAGCTGCCTTATTACCAGGGTACCAGAGCACAATTTTCAACTAATGTTTCAGTTGGATCAACAACTCTTATTTGACATTCCAGGGCATTCCACTGCCCTCGTTGTTTTTACCTGAATGTGGGCCACTGCTGCTTGACGATACCTGTGCTTTTTTATTTATATCTGTAATATTTTGATAGGTAATTTAATATTGGGGGGGAAAAACATGTTTCAATAGCATCAGGTTGATTGAACAACGAAGGAACATATTCCATTTTCTGTTGCAAAAATGTCACAATTTTTCTGCACACACACTGGTTTGGATCTTGGCATCTCAAGTTAGAAAATTATGCGTACTTTCAAATGTCAAACAATGTTAATTTGCTTTTGtttgtaaaaatatttttctccaTTTTGATTTAATGCTGGTAATTATTTTGTA contains:
- the map3k21 gene encoding mitogen-activated protein kinase kinase kinase 21; translation: MDVSKAGFPNGEGRPKDTGEHAWTDSPTARAWAHSAPLSRSLWTAVFDYGSTGEDELSLRRGDVVEVLSKDAAISGDEGWWTGKINHRVGIFPANYVTCQPAIYRLPDGSTVGVRERPSTPVQIDFSELVLEEIIGVGGFGKVYRGAWKDQEVAVKAARQDPDEDITATSDGVKQEAKLFSMLQHPNIIKLEGVCLEEPNLCLVMEYARGGTLNRALTGRRIPPHILVNWAVQIARGMHYLHEEAVVPIIHRDLKSCNILLLEKIENDDIGRKTLKITDFGLAREWHNTTEMSAAGTYSWMAPEVIKSSLFSKGSDVWSYGVLLWELLTGEVPYRGIDGLAVAYGVAVNKLTLPIPSTCPEPFAKLMEECWEQDPHIRPSFASILEQLTAIEEAVMATMPQDSFHSMQEDWRVEIQEMFDELRTKEKELRSREEELTRAALQQKSHEELLKRREQQLAEREINVLERELNILIFQLNKDKPNVKKRKGKFKRSRLKLKDGNRISLPSDFQHKITVQASPSMDKRRSLNSSSPPSSPTLIPRLRAIQLTLDESNRTWGRSTIYKPEEFDDVKKGIKKKGRTWGPSSVQTKERGNCAERVRPLSDGNNPWSTSLVKSQKSVPLAALFAEQQGTNKDEMCSPDGSDNTKPKQLKFPNQVYIDLPLWKDEQQQGGEGTAGGFPGESLEDPSTTSASSTSTTPQHTPTNSLKRASARRRTDTVLYVCASMLASVGLGFDLCDTLKAPPGDDPEPQPSVEKKKKEGLFQRATRFRRSTSPPGVRSSRKEEAALPLSAASQGPVNLISMSSISECNSTKCLLQSDVEGPEPSPVKEVDPRAQPNSGSQPQGPQGPGSRTPAEVEPLPQPAAPEQTPPQSMGSRLRRKKSSVVQDTNGTSGFHTTSSGQSSTTTSQKKKSDREETPETAASGETVASRPRPLSLRGKPHSWGLLSGRNKSYSLGHYSGEKSARSLNIVLSSAEVKMDCSLLDMDTEGQKRDCTVPLCRIQSGPIRPSVFELEKKFLS